A stretch of DNA from Plasmodium berghei ANKA genome assembly, chromosome: 11:
aaatatcTCCATTCATATCATATGTTGTGTCAAATGCTTCCATTTTTTGGCCATCTTTTTGGGATGAATACAAATTAAAACCTGCATTTTTATCTTCAATAAATGTACTactatcattttttttacaatttacTTCTATGACATAGTTCTTCtcaaaattttcatcattatatatattatcataacCAATTTGATCATTAAATtgattttttctatatatatttgaaacGTTTTTATCAATACTATTTTCTACACAATTctcatttattaatttggaattattttcataatgtCTATCAAAATCCAATGGGGGATATCGCTCATCTTTTGAAGTTACACTTTCCTTGTAATTGCGTGTTTCTTTTAATGCTTCATcaaattcattatattcattaaagCTTGCATTAATACTTTGAATTTTTGCTTTAGAAATCTCGTTTTTTGGAACGaacttatttatatctttattcACCAAATTGTTGGCAATCTTTTTAACTGAGCATTCTTTGTCTAAacttgaaaatataattttgttggGTAAcaaatttgatatattagATAGATTAATACCATGCAATGGTAATGTATGCGTTTCAGTTTCtgaatatgtttttttgtcattcaattcttcttttatatcttgatatttttctattttaaGAATATTATTGATTGACGTATTAATTTCATGGCTTTTATTTCCACCATCTTTATCGATAATCCTATTTAAAGGGGGAACGGAACTATCTTTAAATTtgtctatattttttaaaataacatGTTTCTTTTCATCTATATTTAAACTACGTTGTATCAATTCTTCGAATGCGTTTTTATTAGTTTTATATCTCGCCAGGTTTTCCAAATCTACattactatttattttatctattACATCtatcattttatattcttgAATATTCCCCTTTTCTTGTGTATCTTCATCTATCAATATAGTTTCTtctatttgttttttatttttaactaatatattgtttttattatttcctgTGTCTTCTATAtcattaataataacaatattagACGTATTAGTATTATTGTATTGGGTCGTGTTATTagattttataataattgaaTTTCTGTTTCTAACTGCTGTTGAATATCTTCTAAGCATTTCTTGTTTTGTTTCAATaggatttttatttttcattaaattatttagtCCTTTATTTATTGGACTGCTCTTATTTGTTACATTACTGCTTTGCCTCTTCAAAAATGGCAAAGaatcttttttatttgatatgCTTACTTTATCACCTGTTTCCCCTTTTTCAGGATTCATAATAGTATcaattaacattttttttaaatttttatgaaatgtatcatcatttactattattttcaaattttcatgtcgtgttaattttttatcacgAATAGACATATAAGTAGGTGTATAAggattttttttgtatggaattttttcatttttattaagaccttttaataaaaacggtttatttttcttttcttttagattgatatttaaattactttttattttgctaTCATTTATTGTTTTACTACACACCTTTACTTTTCTATTTAGTGTGTGTATATTCGGGGGgggtattttttttaaattatctaaaattttttgatttatacTATTATGAGTAGTGAGAGGGAATtgataattcatttttttcatcgtTATTCCTGCAATATCTTTTCCtggtttattattttcatttaatttattttttataagatCTTGTATGCTACGTTTAGTGTTATGCTTTATACTCTCCTGAATAAGAGACGTTCTTTTACTGACTATACTTCTATATTTAGTGAAATCGATCCCCTTTTTGAGATTTAATATTcttgaattatttatattattcgATTTAGGTGTGTTATTTGTAATATCCTTTATGTTCCATTGTTTGGATTGTTTACCATTATTTGTTAGagtaattttatttatttttaaaagtgGAAATcctttgttattatttttaatagtactgttaaaatttttgttttcctttttatcTAAATTTATAGATACAGTTCTTAATCCTgttatatgtttatttgaattatatgattcataatttttcgTTTGTATATCTATAATATTGTTTGTATCTTTTTTCAGTTCTCCAATGGTTTCTTTTCTTtcgtttattttattatcttctTTTCGATTTGTATATTCTGGTTGATTATTAAATGATCCTTTCATCAATTCAGTAACATCTTGTCTCCCCAATATCAATCTCCCAGTTATATTACTGATCACACTccttacattttttttgaaaaaattcatatagctttcatttttcttatttatattattttcgtcTCCAATTCTACAGCTATATTTATTCCCCATATTTTTTGCAGATACGTCTTTGTATGtcttattatttgaatcaaaaaaattggaTATCCTTTGCACATTATACATGTGTTTCgaatttttgttttcatgagacaataatttttgtttttgatcattttttgaaatattctTATTTAAGTAACTATTTAACATAATATCGTCCTTCTGATacttttcattatttgaggacttattgttattaattatcattttatataacttTGTTTAACGAAACAATGATTTCGCAAATTATATCAACCCCAAAATATATCTTGTATATTTCTCTTGATagttttatgaatataagaGATTACAGGGAGTAAGTCATTTACAATGAAAAAAGTaacaaacaaataaaaatatatacataggTATATAGTATTATGGTAATTATGCAATTTTATCGTCATTTACTTTTCTAAATTTCAATATTTCTTTGATAATGCCTGTTTAATCTCAGGAATGGCAAAAGATGATGTGCCTATACATctgttttttataacattcacatataatttgataaaGTAATGCATCTTTAAGTGTAAAGAAACAAAAcagtatatatacatatatatttgaaaaaaaaaactaaatggttcataaatgtaaatttaaaatatgtggaaataacaaaatttcagcattttctttatataatttattttatattgatatatgttaataaattagtaacacaaaaaatatagaaaataaaaaataagacaCAGTGGTATagagaattaaaaaaatttaagaataacataaataaataaaaaaaggatgaaaaaaataatgtatcattaataatacgtcgaaaataattcaaaaaattatcaaaatagacaattcaaaaaatatcaatgcataaaaaattagtaactcatttaatttaatttgtgtgatataattcaaaatttgtttatatttataatggttatatatatgtgaaaTGAAAagtcataaaaaatatatttttaaatagaGAAACGacaaaatggaaaattGCAGAGGATGCGCAAATTTCCAAATTctgaataaaatattatcgttttttttgttgAATTAAACTTAGAgaacataaaataaaaatcaagATAAATAAGcaatgtaaatatttaattttttatagtatAATTGctacttttaaaaaaagctatattaaatactaatatattattttcccattaaaaaatgttattatcgtaataatttttattcgtGTTAAGaaattgtatttatatcattactattattctcttaaatatgtttttattattctcaattattgttattattatttttatttttattgattAATCATTTGTATTGAGCTAgccaaataatttatactTAATATAAGACACACACAATTTTGTTTTACttgtatattaattataaaaaaatatgaccAAATACCCAATTTTTTATGGCATGTGCATATTTTCGTTACTTCCAAAAATAAAGGGAATAACaccaataaaaatatatttaaaaaacagctgtaaaattatgtactgttcagaaaaaaaaagatacaACAATgttatgtatgtatatttttttacaatttaatcataaaaaaaatatgatgatATTTCATAAAGAGATATAGATGATTGTGTAATATTGTGTATACCCTTTTTAACCTAAAACGTGTGTATAAGCAGAGATAATAATGGAAACTTTTATGTTTTCTTTCTATACATATTAGCCGTTTTTAACTACATAGTATAGGAACAAATAGcaaactatatatatatatatattcatttatttttataaagtATTGCATATAGAAagtagaaaataaaattgtggatgttttattttgtttatttatatttgctctaattataatattggaactatttatttatgtatcGTATAAATGCATGCATACATGAAATCGTAAAGGATTTAAATGCAAAATATCTTTCACTCTCTACATGTGTAAGCATGAAAAGCCAAAGGCAATCACATAATAcgcataaataaaaatgtatatttaatattaaaaaaatgaaaatgcaAGGAAACTAAAGtataaaagtaaaataaaaatactaatTTTATGAGTATAAATCATCATCTACATTATAATCTTGTGGgtcttcattattttcttcatcgGGCCAATCAATGATAAAGTCTTCATTTGCTCCACCCGATTTAGTCTTATATAATGGATCGAATTTGATCCtaaaattatcatatttaatTAGATCAGCTTGTGAAACACTTCTTCTAGCCCCTGCTAATCCTTCTTTAAAGTGATGTCTAGTGATCtcgtattttatttcagaTTCTTCGTTATTTGTATCTTGATTTTCATTAGTTTGATTATTTTCGGCATTTCCTTCAGGATTTAATTCAAGctttgattttttattcatttcttCGGCATCAATCGCATCTCTAATAGCTGCTCTGGCGGCTCTTTGGCACAATTCGGCAAGATCTGCACCACTAAATCCAGCTGTTTTTTGAGCTAAAAATTCGATAGGTACATTATCTGCGACAGGGCATTTTCTTAGAATTGCACTTAAAATAGATATTCGTGCAGCAAGGTCAGGTAAaggaatataaattaattgaTCTAATCTTCCGGGTCTTAATAGAGCTTCATCTAATAATTCTGGCCTATTAGTTGCACCGATAAAGAaaagatttttttttggtcCAACACCATCAATTTCAGTTAATAGCTGATTCATAACACGATCACCTGCACCACTACCATCACCTAATGATGAACCTCTTTGAGTTCCAATAGAATCTAATtcatcaaaaaataaaacgcATGGTGCTGCAGCTCGAGCTTTATCAAAAACTTCTCTAACATTAGCTTCAGATTCACCAAACCACATAGTTAATAATTCAGGACCTTTTATTGAAACAAAATTTGCAGAGCATTCAGATGCTACTGCTTTAGCTAATAATGTTTTACCACAACCAGGAGGTccataaaataatacacCTCTAGATGGAGCCATACcaaatttttcaaatttatcTGGATGATCAATAGGATATAAAATCATTTCTCttaatgtatttttaactTCATCTAAACCTCCAATATCATCCCATTTAACATTTGGAACTTCAACAACAGTTTCTCTAAGTGATGATGGGTTACATGTTCCTAAGGCCATGTTAAAATGGTCTTGAGTTACACACATACTCTCTAAAACTTCTTTGTCAATAATTTCATCCTCTAAATCTATTACATCCATTTTTTCTCTTATGCATGTTAATGCAGCTTCTGTACATAATTGTGCTAAATCTGCACCAACAAATCCATGTGTATTACTAGCTAATTCTTCTAATTTAACATCTGGAGataatttcatatttttggTATGGATTCTTAATATTTCAAATCTACCATTATCATCAGGAACTCCTATATCAATTTCTCTATCAAATCGTCCAAATCTTCTTAAAGCTGGATCGATAGAATTTTGTCTATTTGTAGCGGCAATGACAACTACTTGTCCTCTACTTTTGATACCATCCATTAATGTTAATAATTGTGATACAACTCTTCTTTCTACTTCTCCATTCgttttttctctttttggAGCAATAGAATCAATTTcatcaataaaaataattgcaGGCGAATTTTTTTCTGCTTCTTCAAATGCTCTTCTTAAATTTGCTTCTGCTTCACCTGCCATTTTACTCATAACTTCGGGACCatttattagaaaaaaaaaagccCCTGTTTCATTTGCTACAGCTCTAGCAATACAAGTTTTACCACTACCAGGAGGtccatataataatacacCTCTTGGGGGTTTAACTCCTAAAGTTTTAAATAAACCTGGGTGTCTTAAAGGCAATTCAATCATTTCTCGAATTTGAGCTAGCTGTTTTTTACACCCACCAATATCATCATATCCAATTTCATCTAgtttttcttcatcatcTCTTTTAATAGGATCAccttcataatatattacagTGTCTGGAGATACAATACAAAAGTCATCTGGATCAACCTCAACAACTTTAAATTCGACGGACATAAATCCACCTCTTACTAAAAACAAGTCTCCTTTTTTTACGGGTCTATATGATTCGTTAAAGTAaggttttaaaaatatttcaaacaATGTATCTTTTGCCAACCCCTCGATTGTATCATCAATTGGCAATACTTGGATTTTCTTTCCGTATGGGATTTCGGGACAAGCCTTTACGTAGACAATGTCTGAAGAAaggaagaaaataaaaaatgatgaaaattgatgaaaattgatgaaaataaaaaataatgaaaggGATTCCTAAATATtctacattatttttagtCGGTTTGGTTTGATATTTATCTTACCCCCTAAACAAACTCTCAAGTTTTTCCTAGCAACTTTATTTATTCGTATCTTTCCTTCATCTAaatcattatcatttaatataatgcAAATTGTTGAGTGCCTTTTTTTCcctttaattaaaattgtatCCCCTCTAAAGAAATTCAATTCTTCCATTCTTTTAGTATTTAATGCAACTACTgaattatcatcatttgtTGCTTCTTCAACAATAAGTCGgcataaattttttttttttggtatTTTCCCATTGTTATCATCGCCCAAGGTTTTAATATCAGGGTTATTTtccattatatttatcaaaaaaaaaaaaaaaagccaagaatataagtatatatactatatctgcgtatatatattatacatacatatgtacatgatatatagtatatttttcaaggctcatttataaatatagcaaattaatattgaattataaaaatgccAAGATTGAAGGAAAGCAAATCTTAAACTTATTATGGagccaaaaaaaaaacgaatatattggaaaaatatatatatgtgtgtacttaatattacaataacaaaattgtaatttcttcacttttttataatactttatttttgctaaaattatttgtattattaatgtatttttttttaacaatttctttactatttcaaaaaaaataaaaataaaaagtaattataattaatagaataaaaatataaatgaaggctcatatttatgttgtgcattttttacttaaatatttaaaaaaaaattgtgcTATACTATTAAGAGTTTATCAGaaagtatattttatgcaaaaataattttgttccatactttatatttttataatatatgcgtgcaattgttttatacaataattttataaatgtcAGTGCTGTGTATTATTTTGAgtagtatatataacatgtacgatttaattattcttttttaaaattaaattaaaaataaattaaaattggGAAAATAACGAGCTAAAACATATACCCTGTGTTTAATTTCAGTGATGAaaatctttatttattccaCTTATTATTATTCGATTTATTGATAggtgtatttatttttttaaataaatcctattttctattaaaaaaacattatttttctttttattcatacatattttcataGTTTGTGAAATATGAATAGTACAATTTTATAGGGCACAAATCCTTAagttatgtatatattaattatttttattaaaaaaagagaattATAGATAGTTAATTTGATATGCCCTTATATAAGTTTAAGGTAAGTCTGTTTTCTATTCATCTCTCTATAGTTATGCTCCACATAGTTATCTACATATagttatgtatttttttcttatgtGGTTAATCCTTAATTAACGAATACATCCTATTCATATAAACCGAAACAAATGCTATATTGGTAAAGCATATCCATAAAAATACCTTATACATTcacaatatataaatataaaatgataGTACACGGCGAGCAATAACCATATGGGTAACATGTGCGTGTAATACTCACAgtcattaatatattttccttttatttatataattatattgtttattaataacaaaatgaattaatCCATTAAGttcattataaaataaaatgcttatttttaattttcgAACAAAGTTAAAATactatttgttttatacattttgaCAGAAAAGAGAATAAaagttatattatttatgaatatataaattatgcaAAACGTTGTATTTTcggaaaataatgataaaaaaataaatcatagATATAGCTACCATTATTGATAGAAAGGCTCCAAAAAAGagtctttttttttgtgttttaataaaaaatttacaatatttatatttattttttcctttagcatttgattttaaaaataaataaatatgattaaTCAATactttttgtaaaaaaatggaatatatattatatagaCCAATTTAGGAAtattcacaaaaaaatttaacttttataaaatacatttatCAGCATCAAAATGAACAGAACCAGTGTCTTTAACGAGTATATTAAGTAAAACTGGAAAATGATCAAATTTATCACTAGTAATATATGTCATctgttttattaattcttCTTTAGAATCAATAAAAGCACCATATCCCCCATGGGCagtaatataattttcatatttactaaaatgatataaagCTGATGgattattcaaataaaattgaggatcaaatgttttattattaatatattttatttcaatttttggatttatttcaaaatcTCTAGTTCCATATAttccattattatttataataataataacaatttttaatttgagTCGGCAAATAGTTTCAATTTCATTACAAGTAAAGCCAAAAGATGAATCACctaaaattgaaaatattatattatttttattttctaaagaAGCAGAAATAGCAGCATTCATTGAAATACCCATCATTCCATTTATTTGTGGAAttacataattatataatccAAATTTtggtaaatataaaattccCATTATTAATGATATAGATCCTTCATTTGTAATAATTACcctttttttaacttttttatttaaaaatttattaccttcttttttttcaatcttattattacttttgTTTTCATCTGAACTCGTGTAATCCAAATCACAATCTTCTTCAATTTCTTGAAAACTATCCCAATTAATGTTTTcaaaattgttatttacTAATTGTTCtgatatcatttttttattatcttttagtttttttctttcatcTTTTgacatatatacaatatcaGATAAACCATGAACTTGAATTTGATCCTCACTAAATAGTTGAAAAtagtttataaaatattttttatattctattggaatatcattttgtgcaaaataataattaattaaaatatttcgtAAAATTAGAAAAGCTTGCTCCATAgtaaatgtattattatttttatcaaaatattgAGTTGCAATTTTTGTgcatattttgtaaatatttttttttttttctttgtttAGAATATTAACCCAATTTTGTCGGCTATCCATGTTTACTAATAATGTACTATCCTCTTTTatagtaaaatataatttttttaaaataaaatataaatcattaaaaaagaaatgattaactttttcatcatttttttgagCTTCTTCGACATTATTCAAATCGATACATACCATATTCTCTTTTTTACACATTGGGAAATGtccaaaattaaaataaaaattatatgggCTTCCAATTAAAATGCAAAAatctaaattattaaaaagaaaagattTACAAGAATTtacattataaatataattttcttttatgaAACTTTTTCCCATTGTGTTAGTATATATTGGAATTTTCAAAAGTTTGgataattttaaaacatattttatgcCATTATTGCAATTTGACcctataaaaataacaccGTTATTATTggatttataaatttgttttattcgTTTTACTAAATTTAAGAATTTGCCCATTATTTCATCAGTTTGATCGAGCTCTATATTTAGTAGATCTATCTTTATAACTTGATCATTGTTTTGACTAAAGTATAGATTAACATTTTTCGAAACAATTTCCAATATTTGAAAAGCCTGTTCAATATTTACTGTCtgatttatcattttataatctaaatttaaataaacagGGGCCTTATATTCAATAGCCCGATTTATTGCTTTATCAAATTGCTCAGAAAATGTATTCAAAGAATTTGCATGATATACTGAATTACATATTTCTTTggatttatttaaaaaattaaattgtggaaaatattgaaaattattatatttttcataaagagttaaattattatctatataattttcaaaagaTATTAATACCATAggtaaattatttatttttgcatTATATAAACCACTAATTGTATTCATAAATCCTGGACCAGAACATGCAAAAATAATTccaactttttttttgttttgtgTACTAAAATAGTTTACATAACTACAACTTATAGCAgcatttatttcatttcgaaaactaatataataaattttatttttaataaaactttttattattttatttataggTATACCATATACTCCATATATATGActtatttcatatttttttaaaattattgcaataatatcaaaaattggaatatctttattttttataagttCAATACCTtcatatactttttttcgTGATATTTTACCTGTAtctgtttttaaaaaattattaacaaaatatatatttttaggCACTTTAAAATCAGCTAACTCTTTTTTCATATGTTCTTTTAGCTCAAATcttttatgaaaattattcaaatttaattctatacttttatttacatCAAACTCAGTTTCTTCTTTGGAATTATCAT
This window harbors:
- a CDS encoding cell division cycle protein 48 homologue, putative, whose protein sequence is MENNPDIKTLGDDNNGKIPKKKNLCRLIVEEATNDDNSVVALNTKRMEELNFFRGDTILIKGKKRHSTICIILNDNDLDEGKIRINKVARKNLRVCLGDIVYVKACPEIPYGKKIQVLPIDDTIEGLAKDTLFEIFLKPYFNESYRPVKKGDLFLVRGGFMSVEFKVVEVDPDDFCIVSPDTVIYYEGDPIKRDDEEKLDEIGYDDIGGCKKQLAQIREMIELPLRHPGLFKTLGVKPPRGVLLYGPPGSGKTCIARAVANETGAFFFLINGPEVMSKMAGEAEANLRRAFEEAEKNSPAIIFIDEIDSIAPKREKTNGEVERRVVSQLLTLMDGIKSRGQVVVIAATNRQNSIDPALRRFGRFDREIDIGVPDDNGRFEILRIHTKNMKLSPDVKLEELASNTHGFVGADLAQLCTEAALTCIREKMDVIDLEDEIIDKEVLESMCVTQDHFNMALGTCNPSSLRETVVEVPNVKWDDIGGLDEVKNTLREMILYPIDHPDKFEKFGMAPSRGVLFYGPPGCGKTLLAKAVASECSANFVSIKGPELLTMWFGESEANVREVFDKARAAAPCVLFFDELDSIGTQRGSSLGDGSGAGDRVMNQLLTEIDGVGPKKNLFFIGATNRPELLDEALLRPGRLDQLIYIPLPDLAARISILSAILRKCPVADNVPIEFLAQKTAGFSGADLAELCQRAARAAIRDAIDAEEMNKKSKLELNPEGNAENNQTNENQDTNNEESEIKYEITRHHFKEGLAGARRSVSQADLIKYDNFRIKFDPLYKTKSGGANEDFIIDWPDEENNEDPQDYNVDDDLYS
- a CDS encoding acyl-CoA synthetase, putative, which gives rise to MLDKENTLKNFLNLENINDRYITDLNTNKKIFSYAELCEEIENFRNFFQSINIKKGYEISIILFNSIEYVLAFLSINFNHNICLPQNTNLKKEEYERYLVNNCKYIIVHDYDENNDNYASIKKKHGYYKNVLNSLEELSKEHNIGLIKIKKNNTKPYFTYSYIPNGRDVEKNEIKKQDNVINNSESNKDICLHLHTSGTTSKVKIVQLTNNNIKTTIKNIVNSYDINKNDNTIIVMPLYHVHGLIGVLMPILFSKGNILFQLGHSFSASEFWNNIMDYNISYFSAIPTILKILLLRYEKDYLRKDSDRKKVQHKLRFIRTSSSYLDELLEKEIEEKFETQVFQAYGMTEACHQVSSNKLINNDNNKNKICMKKLKSVGIPNVGVVIYDAEKKKVCDYNTLGEICINGKNVMYGYKEIKDNEHIYVYVNTIKEKTQYMIDNKFLEISENVPFFKTGDIGYIDEDNFLFLSGRIKDIINRGGEKIIPNEIDDVLRTHPIIQDCLTFGSKDDVYGEIINTSVIVKDIYLDDNNKNMESETESKLNIETLKQDNKIIESNDNSKEETEFDVNKSIELNLNNFHKRFELKEHMKKELADFKVPKNIYFVNNFLKTDTGKISRKKVYEGIELIKNKDIPIFDIIAIILKKYEISHIYGVYGIPINKIIKSFIKNKIYYISFRNEINAAISCSYVNYFSTQNKKKVGIIFACSGPGFMNTISGLYNAKINNLPMVLISFENYIDNNLTLYEKYNNFQYFPQFNFLNKSKEICNSVYHANSLNTFSEQFDKAINRAIEYKAPVYLNLDYKMINQTVNIEQAFQILEIVSKNVNLYFSQNNDQVIKIDLLNIELDQTDEIMGKFLNLVKRIKQIYKSNNNGVIFIGSNCNNGIKYVLKLSKLLKIPIYTNTMGKSFIKENYIYNVNSCKSFLFNNLDFCILIGSPYNFYFNFGHFPMCKKENMVCIDLNNVEEAQKNDEKVNHFFFNDLYFILKKLYFTIKEDSTLLVNMDSRQNWVNILNKEKKKNIYKICTKIATQYFDKNNNTFTMEQAFLILRNILINYYFAQNDIPIEYKKYFINYFQLFSEDQIQVHGLSDIVYMSKDERKKLKDNKKMISEQLVNNNFENINWDSFQEIEEDCDLDYTSSDENKSNNKIEKKEGNKFLNKKVKKRVIITNEGSISLIMGILYLPKFGLYNYVIPQINGMMGISMNAAISASLENKNNIIFSILGDSSFGFTCNEIETICRLKLKIVIIIINNNGIYGTRDFEINPKIEIKYINNKTFDPQFYLNNPSALYHFSKYENYITAHGGYGAFIDSKEELIKQMTYITSDKFDHFPVLLNILVKDTGSVHFDADKCIL